In one window of Arachis ipaensis cultivar K30076 chromosome B06, Araip1.1, whole genome shotgun sequence DNA:
- the LOC107646545 gene encoding uric acid degradation bifunctional protein TTL-like, translating to MAMTSPFSSLEHAITVARDIWYRKLNVRSWLEAISGRFCSNEYLETANEATVQICSLAELHEWGLKYEEKFGYVFVTFVAGRTFEDILAELKIASTEELKYIERAIRELLSKKSVQTTDERDDNMSTEYSSEIVADTLDGADTNSEDDLDAIFSGGYDISRDVELNKVPEDNETLNTQHREDVVRVAKRGFDLNKLPWFGDDLSDPLSRHCSGFLTEYFWPGQYDVDEKF from the exons ATGGCTATGACCTCTCCATTCTCTTCATTGGAACATGCAATTACGGTTGCCAGAGACATATGGTACCGTAAGTTGAATGTTAGATCTTGGTTGGAGGCTATATCAGGACGATTTTGTTCTAATGAATACTTGGAAACAGCGAACGAAGCTACTGTGCAGATCTGTTCATTAGCT GAACTTCATGAATGGGGATTAAAGTACGAGGAGAAATTTGGCTATGTTTTTGTGACATTTGTAGCTGGTAGGACATTTGAAGACATACTTGCTGAATTAAAG ATTGCTTCAACAGAGGAATTGAAGTATATAGAACGTGCTATTAGAGAGCTTCTTTCTAAGAAATCTGTCCAAACTACCGATGAAAGAGATGATAATA TGTCAACTGAATATTCAAGCGAAATAGTTGCTGACACTCTAGATGGAGCAGACACTAATTCAGAAGACGATTTAGATGCTATCTTCTCCGGTGGATATGACATCTCCAGGGATGTTGAGCTCAATAAGGTTCCAGAAGACAATGAAACTTTAAACACCCAACATAGAGAAGATGTCGTACGTGTTGCAAAAAGGGGTTTCGATCTGAACAAATTGCCATGGTTTGGAGATGACTTATCAGATCCATTATCACGTCACTGCAGCGGATTTCTGACAGAGTATTTCTGGCCAGGTCAATACGATGTTGATGAGAAATTTTGA